One segment of Coffea arabica cultivar ET-39 chromosome 7c, Coffea Arabica ET-39 HiFi, whole genome shotgun sequence DNA contains the following:
- the LOC113698077 gene encoding probable glutathione S-transferase parC — protein MAGDKVVVLGTYGSMFSMRVQVALAEKGIEYENKEEDLANKSPLLLEVNPVHKKIPVLIHNGKPVCESLIIVQYIDEVWHDKNPLLPSDPYQRAQARFWADFVDKKVYDCGRRIWATKGEEKEAAKKEFIGIMKTLEGELGNKPYFGGEDFGYVDVALIPFYCWFHAYENFGNFKTETECPKLVEWAKRCMQRESVSKSLADPHKIYEFVVSLKKKLGIE, from the exons ATGGCCGGTGACAAGGTGGTTGTGTTGGGTACATATGGGAGCATGTTTAGCATGAGAGTCCAAGTTGCTCTGGCCGAAAAAGGCATCGAGtatgaaaacaaagaagaagacTTGGCTAACAAGAGCCCACTTCTTCTTGAGGTGAACCCTGTTCACAAGAAAATCCCAGTTCTGATTCATAATGGAAAGCCTGTTTGCGAGTCCCTTATCATTGTTCAGTACATAGATGAAGTGTGGCATGACAAGAATCCCTTGCTGCCATCTGATCCTTACCAGAGAGCTCAAGCTAGGTTCTGGGCTGACTTCGTTGacaaaaag GTTTATGATTGTGGAAGGAGGATCTGGGCCACAAAGGGAGAAGAAAAGGAGGCAGCCAAGAAGGAATTCATAGGGATTATGAAAACATTGGAAGGAGAACTTGGAAATAAGCCTTACTTTGGAGGGGAAGACTTTGGATATGTGGATGTGGCTTTGATTCCTTTCTACTGTTGGTTCCATGCCTATGAGAACTTTGGGAATTTCAAGACAGAAACGGAGTGTCCAAAGCTGGTGGAATGGGCCAAAAGATGCATGCAGAGGGAGAGCGTTTCCAAGTCCCTTGCTGATCCTCACAAGATTTACGAATTTGTTGTGTCCTTGAAGAAGAAGCTTGGGATCGAATAA
- the LOC140010688 gene encoding uncharacterized protein, protein MQSQSSQMAISINRLKSQVHEKLPSQPELNLKNVSAMTLRSGKKIQGFELVTPKDKDEEKIEKELEAEDINGINPVVLLNPIIEPKANPLPFPSRLEKPKNQDKEKEILDVFRKVEINIPLLDATKQVSKYTKFLKDLCINRRRLRGDERVIVGENVSAVLQRKLPPKCGDPTAQEVFEIIGRDELEVVLTKYLELNTTHEEELSKDLKNTIGALQSLPVKTTRYELALIFVPKSHQRVLPSVVQAPVFELKSLPKHLKYAYLGKKEMLPLIISTRLLEIQEEKLIQILRNHKQTIGWTITDIKGISLSVCMHRIRFEEDAKSMRQVQRMLNPLMMEVMKNEILKLLDVGIIYAISDSPWMSSVQVVSKKAGVTVEANQKGYFQIAIALEDQEKTTFTCPFETFVYRQTPFGLCNVPATFQRYVAFEFNVECKRAFKKLKELLTSSLIIQPLDWNLLFEIMYDASDYAVRVVLGQRIGKATHVIYYTSGTLSRGQLNYSTTEKEVLTVIFALEKFRSYLLGDKIIVFSDHTALRYLITKKDAKSRLIRWILLLQEFDMEMRDKSGSKNLVADHLSRISVGEENVPLKDTFPDEQLFSLNSKLPWYADLVNYLITGKLHAGWPKAKRDKLKSDAKYYI, encoded by the exons ATGCAGAGTCAGAGTAGTCAGATGGCAATATCAATCAACCGTCTGAAGTCCCAAGTTCACGAAAAATTGCCGTCTCAACCTGAATTGAACCTGAAGAACGTAAGTGCAATGACCTTAAGGAGTGGAAAGAAAATTCAGGGATTCGAACTCGTGACTCCAAAGGACAAGGATGAAGAAAAGATCGAGAAAGAACTTGAGGCAGAGGACATAAATGGCATAAATCCAGTGGTACTCCTTAACCCAATCATTGAACCTAAAGCTAATCCGCTTCCCTTTCCTAGTAGGTTGGAGAAACCAAAGAATCAGGACAAGGAGAAAGAGATCTTGGACGTATTCCGCAAAGTAGAGATCAACATTCCTCTGTTAGATGCAACCAAACAAGTGTCGAAGtatacaaaatttttgaaggatTTGTGCATCAACCGAAGAAGATTGAGAGGAGACGAAAGAGTTATTGTGGGGGAGAACGTGTCAGCAGTTCTACAGAGGAAACTTCCACCGAAGTGCGGAGATCCAA CGGCGCAGGAAGTGTTTGAAATTATTGGCAGGGATGAGTTAGAAGTTGTTTTAACCAAGTACCTCGAGTTAAACACAACTCATGAGGAAGAATTGAGTAAAGATCTGAAAAATACAATTGGAGCGTTGCAATCGTTGCCAGTCAAGACGACAAGGTATGAGCTCGCACTTATTTTCGTGCCCAAATCTCACCAAAGGGTATTACCGTCTGTGGTACAGGCACCTGTGTTTGAATTAAAATCTCTGCCAAAGCACTTGAAATACGCTTACTTGGGCAAGAAGGAAATGCTTCCATTGATTATCTCGACGCGACTGTTGGAAATCCAAGAAGAAAAACTAATCCAAATTCTTAGAAATCACAAGCAAACAATAGGATGGACTATCACCGACATTAAGGGCATCAGCCTCTCTGTATGTATGCACCGAATAAGGTTCGAAGAAGATGCCAAATCTATGCGGCAAGTTCAAAGGATGCTCAATCCCCTTATGATGGAAGTCATGAAGAACGAAATACTAAAACTGCTGGATGTGGGGATCATATATGCAATATCAGACAGCCCATGGATGAGCTCGGTACAGGTAGTTTCAAAGAAAGCAGGAGTGACAGTGGAGGCCAACCAGAAGG GGTATTTTCAAATTGCAATCGCACTGGAAGATCAAGAGAAAACCACCTTCACGTGCCCGTTTGAAACTTTCGTATACAGGCAAACGCCTTTCGGATTGTGCAATGTCCCTGCAACATTTCAGAGAT ATGTGGCCTTTGAGTTCAATGTCGAGTGTAAGAGAGCATTCAAGAAGTTAAAGGAGCTGTTAACATCGTCACTGATCATCCAACCTCTTGACTGGAATCTCTTATTTGAGATCATGTATGATGCTAGTGATTATGCAGTGCGAGTAGTGTTAGGACAGAGAATAGGAAAAGCAACTCACGTCATCTACTACACGTCTGGAACCTTGAGTAGAGGTCAATTGAATTACTCCACTACTGAGAAGGAAGTTTTAACAgttatttttgctttagaaaaattcagGTCATATTTATTAGGTGATAAAATTATTGTATTTTCTGATCATACAGCATTGAGATACCTAATAaccaagaaagatgcaaaatcgAGGCTGATAAGGTGGATATTGCTCTTGCAAGAATTTGATATGGAGATGAGGGATAAAAGTGGTTCGAAGAATTTGGTAGCTGACCATTTAAGTCGCATATCAGTTGGAGAAGAGAACGTGCCATTGAAAGATACATTCCCTGATGAACAATTATTTTCTCTAAATTCTAAATTGCCTTGGTATGCTGATTTAGTTAATTACCTAATAACTGGCAAATTACATGCAGGTTGGCCCAAAGCAAAAAGGGACAAGTTAAAGAGCGATGCCAAATACTACATATGA